A region of the Drosophila subpulchrella strain 33 F10 #4 breed RU33 chromosome 3L, RU_Dsub_v1.1 Primary Assembly, whole genome shotgun sequence genome:
TGGGGCCCCGTCTGTAGACCCAATCATCCAACCACACCATCCCCCGTGGAACCGGAAatgcaaatggaaatggaagcGGAGGCAGCGGAAGCAGCGAGACGGGAACAGAAAAAGGAAAGCAGGAAATGAAACTTCAAGCCCAGCGAAGAAGGAAGGACAACTACAGTAGcaacaggagcagcagcaactaaAATCGGAGGAGGACACCTATGTATCGTACTTGGTAGCGTGTAGTAGTAGCTTCTATTATATATACCCATATATATCTAGTCAGATCTGTGCAGAGCCCCGACGAACGCTTccagaaaacaaaacaaaaaaacaaaagaaaaacaaacatGAAATCAGTAAACAATGAGTTGCAAAGCAAATTTGGGTAAGGTCTCGCGGGAGgatccttgtttttaattgtaaagTAAGGGAACCCCTCCTCCCACCCACTCATCCCCTTTCCAACCGCCCCCTCAAACGTAATCGCGCTTCGTTTGTTTTATATACATAGAAAGACACAAGACATGGCTTAAGAATGAAAGGAAATATATTCATAGAATATCTCAATAAACTTAGTAATTACAAAGAAAACGCAATGCATATacacatatacatacatatatttacatatactagtcgtaaaatgttttattatacctatacattTACATACTTCTACAAGATAAACAGATAAAGATAaagatattatattatacatttacCGACCACAACACCCCTTTGAGAAAACGAAAACGGAACTTGATACTTCTTCGGAATGCGTAGGCATGACTTCTTTTCGATCGTGTGTTTAAGGCCCGCAGCATATATGTCTATGATCATGATCTATATGTACTCGGCGTATCCATAGCATACACAGTAGCAAAGCCCAAAGATATTATTATAAACTGATAACTACAACTACTACTACTCAAATTGATATGTTTAGTGGCAAAGACTAAATTGATTTATGTTTAATCTATGTTCGAGTACGAAGCGCATCGAAATGCTTTTAAGACGTATTACACAAccaattgtaattattatcTGATATTTTCAAGGATTTTAAACAACTTTTATACGTAAACAAAAATCacataaagaaaaaaaaaaaacaaaaaccaaataaatttatttcaaaataaacgaatcgaaaaaaaaatatgcaggGCGGTCAAAcctacaaatataattataaatattgatGTGCATACAATACATTGCCTTTCCTTAACCCCACTAGTCCTCTTCTTTGACCCCGATCGAAAAAAATGGGCCAACACAGCTGGCAAGACGAATGCGAAACGTTGCCCAATATATACACAAATATATTTCTGTAACTTCTATGATACACCAAGCGCCTGATATGCGCTGCAGAATAATATCTAAAACGAAAACGGATCAAAAACAAAGTACTTCAATGAGAAATAAAAACGATATTTAAAGAATTCAAaattctattttattatttattatttttttttgggtgtacaACTGTTATACACGTTAAGTATAACAGTATAAAATTTACATGCACTTTTCGGGGACTTACGTGCAAtgtaaatgaaatgtataaaAGCAAAGCAAAAAGTAGAAAACGCCCTCACTTGCCCTAAAAGTATGCTGATATGAATGCAATCTTATTCTGTGATAGAGATCGAAGCTGAAAGGTACAACACATAACACTGATGATTCCAGATCGTATTTTGTATGTGGTATCAAGCCGGCTTTTCGTCTATTcgtaaaaattgtatattttgttctttctttCTTGCTTTCAAGaaatttttctttatagtTTTACGTGAACAAAGGGATTTCAGTTATATTTGTTCCGATCTGGTAGCACCAACCTCTCTCTTTCTAACCTCATTCTTCCTCTACCCTGAAGATGAATAGTATTTTTTGGTCTGGACTGGGTACCAACAACCTTTCTCCTGTCTCGTCTCTGATCGTACTCTCCTTTTCCCTTTCTTCTATGCTCATCATCTTTCATAAAGATGAGAAACCATTTTTTCGGCCAGCACGGATCCTTCTAATTTGCTTCTGGCAACGCTGAATTcgttacattttaaaatatggcTTGAGTCCTTACTAAGACCCAGTGCTGCAAAGTGTTTGTTGGTCCTTTACAACACTTTCAGCCAGCCGTGCGTTGCGATGCGATAGTCCTATCGAAACGTCGGCATATCGAAACGACGGccaatcgaaattgttcatcCCTAGAAGAAGacgagaaaaaaaataatatataataatagaaTATTTCACCGTGATAATATTGCCAAGCATTGTTTTCCGCGTCTTCGCCGTCGGTAATTGGGCAACTTTCAGAACGACCACAAAGCCAGTGCTCGAAGGGCCCCGAACAGCCGGATAAACGGCACCAGAAACGAGACATCATCGACAGGCCAACCACAACGACAGCCGAACCACATCCACAAATCCACAGccaaatccaaatccaaatccaaaACCGAATCCCAAACCGAAACAAAGCCCATTTCGAGTGAAAAGACAGCGTAGCAGCCAGCGGAATGCCACTGTTCGGGAAGTCGCAGAAGTCGCCAGTGGAGCTGGTCAAGTCGCTGAAGGAGGCGATCAACGCCCTGGAGGCGGGCGACCGCAAGGTGGAGAAGGCGCAGGAGGACGTCAGCAAGAACCTGGTCTCGATCAAGAACATGCTCTACGGGAGCAGTGACGCCGAGCCGCCGGCGGACTATGTGGTGGCCCAGCTGTCGCAGGAGCTGTACAACAGcaacctgctgctgctgctcatCCAGAACCTGCACCGCATCGACTTCGAGGGCAAGAAGCATGTGGCGCTCATATTCAACAATGTGCTGCGCCGCCAAATCGGCACACGTTCGCCCACCGTCGAGTATATCTGCACGAAGCCAGAGATCCTGTTCACCCTGATGGCCGGCTACGAGGATGCGCATCCGGAGATCGCCCTGAACTCCGGCACAATGCTGAGGGAGTGCGCCCGATACGAGGCGCTGGCCAAGATAATGCTGCACTCCGATGAGTTCTTCAAGTTCTTCCGCTACGTGGAGGTGTCCACCTTCGACATTGCCAGCGATGCCTTCTCAACGTTCAAGGAGCTGCTCACGCGCCACAAGCTGCTGTGCGCCGAATTCCTGGACGCCAACTACGACAAGTTCTTCTCGCAGCACTACCAGCGGCTGCTCAACTCGGAAAACTATGTGACGCGGCGCCAGAGCTTGAAGCTGCTGGGTGAACTGCTGCTGGACCGGCACAACTTCACCGTGATGACGCGCTACATCTCCGAGCCGGAGAACCTTAAGCTGATGATGAACATGCTCAAGGAGAAGTCGCGCAACATACAGTTCGAGGCGTTTCACGTCTTCAAGGTGTTCGTGGCGAATCCCAACAAGCCGAAGCCCATCCTGGACATCCTGCTGCGCAACCAGACGAAGCTGGTCGACTTTCTGACCAACTTCCACACGGATCGCTCCGAGGACGAGCAGTTCAACGACGAGAAGGCCTATCTGATCAAGCAGATAAAGGAGCTGAAGCCGCTGCCCGAGGCTTAGTTGGACCTGGACCTTGGCTCCAACTTCAGCTCCAACTCCAGATCCAGATCCAGATCCAGCGTCCCGGGGGCAAAAGGACCGTAGCCAGAAGCGATCGATACGGAACCAGAAGCAGAAACAGCGAGAGCGAGAGCGATGGTGGGTTAGCAGGATGTGAACATGTTTTGTGTGTGGGTTAAagcaaatatatattatatatgtatactatATTTTGTGACGATGATGACTCTACACTTGTGAGTAACTAAACAATAATTtagacaacaacaacaacactgatgataatgataaatAACGATAAAGCGAATTAGAAAACCAAGAAAACGTACGAGTAAATAGCGTAAAGCCGAAAAAAAGAACCGAaagagtttcgaatttaacatAGCCACATTTAGACATTCTGGGCCTAGAAATCCAATATCTTACTATATAGGTTTTACCATCCGTCGATCCTCTGCCTTATTCCTCTTATACCCTCGACCCCCTTTCGATATCCATTTAACTAGCTGTtgtatttgaaatttaagCGTTTTTGAAACGAGATATCCCTTCACCCCCAAGACCTGCCACGCCTCCTTTTCGCCCCCACCCCCCCCAAACAAAAAACTGAAGATTCACAATGAGTTttgacttaaaaatgtaattccacgcaaaattcataaaaaacgAAAACTAAATACTGCATAATAATAATTCATAGTGATAATTGTCTGTGCATCCTTTGGCATGGACTCTATTATATATATaccgatatatatatatatatatatagaaagagagagagagcattcaacacacacacacacactacaCACATGCATACGTACATAGTTAAAAGGGAagtaaaacaaacaaaaaaaaaacaacattgCAAGCAACATAATAACTATatgattattataatttatattattcCCAAATTAAAGATAACAGCCAAACTAGAAAGTGGCTTTTTAATGGTGAAAGGGGTTTACTTAGGGGGCGGGGCGAAGAGCTTTCCACCTGAGTCATGTGAAAAAAATCAATCCAGGGCGGCAACCTCACCCAAAAAAACGTCGATCAAGGGCTGGGGAGATGATTCACACACGGAAATCTGCAGAGGTTTGAAATCACGTTACAAATGTATCTTGCAATATGATATTATGACAAATAAGGTGGTATTTCTGCATTTAAACCTACTTTGAAAGACTATACATATCTCTACTCTCTatagtttatattttattttccgctTAACAAATGCATTCGAGTGTG
Encoded here:
- the LOC119552931 gene encoding protein Mo25 — protein: MPLFGKSQKSPVELVKSLKEAINALEAGDRKVEKAQEDVSKNLVSIKNMLYGSSDAEPPADYVVAQLSQELYNSNLLLLLIQNLHRIDFEGKKHVALIFNNVLRRQIGTRSPTVEYICTKPEILFTLMAGYEDAHPEIALNSGTMLRECARYEALAKIMLHSDEFFKFFRYVEVSTFDIASDAFSTFKELLTRHKLLCAEFLDANYDKFFSQHYQRLLNSENYVTRRQSLKLLGELLLDRHNFTVMTRYISEPENLKLMMNMLKEKSRNIQFEAFHVFKVFVANPNKPKPILDILLRNQTKLVDFLTNFHTDRSEDEQFNDEKAYLIKQIKELKPLPEA